A genomic region of Mycobacterium senriense contains the following coding sequences:
- a CDS encoding coniferyl-alcohol dehydrogenase → MADFSGKSYVVTGAASGIGHAVAERLLSAGAEVHCLDRNQPTAPVTRHIEVDLANPHSIDTAVEQLDGEFDGLMNIAGIPGTAPADLVLAVNSLAVRHLTESFFERLKPGAAITIVSSTAGFGWPERLDLIRDLLATDTFEEGAAWFKANPQQGNAYNFSKEVSTVYTLSMGLAVAEMGFRINAVLPGPVETPILVDFEESMGKDTLDGLKNLLGRHADPGDVADVVLFLAGDDARWVNGQAIAVDGGISGAVASGVVPAPEI, encoded by the coding sequence ATGGCCGACTTTTCCGGGAAAAGCTACGTCGTCACCGGCGCCGCATCAGGCATCGGACACGCGGTGGCAGAACGTTTGCTGTCTGCAGGAGCGGAGGTGCACTGCCTGGACCGCAACCAACCGACTGCGCCGGTGACCCGACACATCGAAGTCGATTTGGCGAACCCCCACAGCATCGACACAGCGGTGGAACAACTCGACGGAGAATTCGACGGCTTGATGAACATCGCCGGTATACCGGGCACCGCGCCGGCCGACCTGGTGCTGGCCGTCAACAGCCTTGCGGTTCGTCACTTGACGGAGTCGTTCTTCGAACGATTAAAGCCGGGCGCCGCGATCACCATCGTGTCGTCGACGGCAGGGTTCGGCTGGCCGGAACGGCTCGACCTGATCCGGGATCTGTTGGCGACCGACACCTTTGAGGAGGGTGCGGCCTGGTTCAAGGCCAACCCGCAGCAGGGCAACGCCTACAATTTCTCGAAGGAAGTTTCCACCGTCTACACCCTGTCGATGGGTTTGGCGGTGGCCGAGATGGGTTTTCGGATCAATGCGGTGCTGCCCGGACCGGTCGAAACGCCGATCTTGGTCGACTTCGAAGAATCGATGGGCAAAGACACGCTTGACGGATTGAAGAATCTGCTCGGGCGTCACGCCGATCCGGGCGACGTTGCCGACGTGGTGCTTTTTCTGGCCGGCGACGACGCTCGCTGGGTCAACGGTCAGGCTATCGCGGTCGATGGCGGAATCAGCGGAGCGGTCGCGAGTGGCGTAGTCCCCGCGCCCGAAATCTGA
- a CDS encoding aldehyde dehydrogenase family protein, with protein sequence MTISAPKITAGANVLADLRKVFDSGRTRGLQWRLEQLRGIERFVEEREPAIAAALADDLGRSAAEAWLGDIASTKGEAVYARKHLKKWMRRRRESLPMAQLPGRAWVQYDPLGAVLIIGPWNYPLYLSLAPLVAAVAAGNCAVIKPSELAPATSALLARQLSQYVDPEAVRVVEGDAAVTQDLLAAGFDHVLFTGGTEVGKKIMAAAAPTLTPVTLELGGKSPVIVTADADIDVAARRIAWVKLLNSGQTCIAPDYVLADHSISNELVGKIVGNLRDFRSDEGGLGVPIVNQRQFDRLVSLIGSTEGEVAAGGHWDSSTLRIEPTVIVDPSPSDPVMADEIFGPLLPIITYRSVDQAVDFVNGRPKPLALYVFGSGRASRGLVDRIPSGGAVINHVAMHCLVPSLPFGGVGASGMGAYHGRWGFETLSHRRAVLSKTAKPDPRLVYPPYSRLALNIMRRLF encoded by the coding sequence GTGACTATCTCGGCACCGAAGATCACCGCTGGCGCCAATGTGCTCGCCGATCTTCGGAAAGTTTTCGACAGCGGTCGAACGCGGGGCTTGCAGTGGCGACTGGAACAGCTACGCGGCATCGAGCGGTTCGTCGAGGAGCGCGAGCCCGCGATCGCTGCAGCCTTGGCCGATGACCTCGGTCGCAGTGCTGCGGAGGCCTGGCTGGGCGATATCGCCTCGACCAAGGGCGAGGCCGTCTATGCGCGCAAGCACCTGAAGAAGTGGATGCGCCGGCGACGGGAATCGTTGCCGATGGCGCAGTTGCCTGGTCGGGCATGGGTGCAATACGACCCGTTGGGCGCTGTGCTGATCATCGGTCCGTGGAACTATCCGCTGTATCTGAGTCTGGCGCCGCTGGTCGCCGCGGTGGCGGCCGGCAACTGCGCCGTGATCAAGCCGTCCGAACTCGCGCCTGCCACATCGGCGTTGTTGGCGCGACAGCTCAGCCAGTACGTCGACCCCGAGGCTGTACGTGTCGTGGAAGGTGACGCCGCGGTCACCCAAGACTTGCTGGCGGCGGGCTTCGACCACGTTCTTTTCACCGGCGGAACCGAAGTCGGCAAGAAGATCATGGCCGCGGCGGCACCAACGCTCACCCCCGTCACGCTGGAGCTGGGCGGCAAGAGCCCGGTGATCGTCACGGCCGATGCCGATATCGATGTCGCCGCCCGTCGCATCGCATGGGTCAAGCTGCTGAACTCCGGCCAGACGTGCATCGCGCCGGATTACGTGCTCGCCGATCACAGCATCTCCAACGAACTCGTCGGCAAGATCGTCGGCAACCTTCGCGACTTTCGTTCGGACGAAGGTGGTCTGGGGGTGCCGATAGTCAACCAGCGTCAATTCGACCGGCTGGTCTCGCTGATCGGCAGCACCGAAGGCGAAGTGGCCGCCGGCGGCCATTGGGACAGCAGCACGCTGCGCATCGAACCGACCGTCATCGTTGATCCGTCACCCAGCGACCCGGTCATGGCCGACGAGATCTTCGGTCCGCTTTTGCCGATCATCACCTACAGGTCAGTCGACCAAGCAGTCGATTTCGTCAACGGCCGACCGAAACCATTGGCGCTGTATGTTTTTGGCTCCGGACGCGCGAGCCGCGGCCTTGTTGATCGCATCCCATCCGGCGGCGCGGTGATCAATCACGTTGCTATGCATTGTCTGGTGCCGTCGCTGCCGTTTGGCGGTGTGGGCGCCAGCGGCATGGGCGCCTACCACGGTAGATGGGGCTTCGAAACGCTCAGCCACCGCCGCGCGGTGCTGTCCAAAACGGCGAAACCCGATCCGCGTCTGGTCTACCCGCCCTACAGCCGACTCGCCCTCAACATCATGCGGAGATTGTTCTGA
- a CDS encoding ferredoxin: MKVKVDTTKCSGIGLCEVTAPSVFEIGDDGQAHAIKSEPAQGERAEVEEAVNNCPTGALSIDE; the protein is encoded by the coding sequence ATGAAAGTCAAGGTTGACACCACCAAGTGTTCAGGAATCGGGTTGTGCGAGGTCACCGCACCGTCGGTGTTCGAGATCGGCGACGACGGCCAGGCGCACGCCATCAAATCCGAACCAGCGCAGGGCGAAAGGGCAGAAGTCGAAGAGGCGGTGAACAACTGTCCGACCGGCGCGCTGTCTATCGATGAATAG
- a CDS encoding FAD-dependent oxidoreductase → MTYVITQSCCKDASCVPVCPVDCIRPVGATGEITGTEMLYIDPVTCIDCGACVDACPVDAIYYEEELPPELERFKDINSSYFEHHPLAMDSQRAGTDHPAVEQGSLRVAIVGAGPAACYAAAELTRVAGVEVNMFDRLATPFGLVRTGVAPDHQHTKAVVKLFDPAFASPRFECHFNVEVGKTITHEDLLAHHHAVIYAVGAPKGRDLGIPGEKLPGSYAAADFVGWYNGHPDHADSTFDLSAERAVIIGNGNVALDVARILLMAPEDLAKTDIAQHALDKLSDSAIDEVVILARRGLREAAFSVGEFLALGHLPGVDVIVDSDELDAHDDDDVETRMKLEIAREFTQRPRQPQNKRIVFRFMVSPVEVGGEEHAESLRVVHAGGESEVIESRLILRSIGQRGVPIDGVPFDDANGVVSNEHGRALREDGQHVPGVYVTGWIKRGPRGVIGTNRSCAEQTVQKLWEDYDSGLLGREVADRDAMADLLAERGAEPVDWQGWRAIDAAERERGRETSRPRVKFVDIAELLSAANSSDAAC, encoded by the coding sequence ATGACTTACGTCATCACCCAGAGTTGCTGCAAGGACGCCAGTTGCGTGCCGGTGTGCCCGGTGGACTGCATCAGGCCGGTGGGAGCGACGGGTGAAATCACCGGTACCGAGATGCTCTACATCGACCCGGTCACGTGCATCGACTGCGGCGCGTGCGTCGACGCGTGTCCCGTCGACGCGATCTACTACGAGGAGGAGCTGCCGCCTGAGCTGGAGCGGTTCAAAGACATCAATTCGAGCTACTTCGAACACCATCCCTTGGCGATGGATTCGCAGCGAGCCGGTACTGATCATCCCGCCGTGGAGCAGGGCTCGTTACGGGTCGCGATCGTCGGGGCAGGACCGGCAGCCTGTTACGCCGCAGCGGAGCTGACCCGCGTCGCCGGCGTGGAAGTGAATATGTTCGATCGGCTTGCGACGCCGTTCGGTCTCGTGCGCACCGGAGTGGCGCCGGATCATCAGCACACCAAGGCGGTGGTCAAGCTCTTCGATCCCGCGTTCGCGAGCCCGCGCTTCGAGTGCCACTTCAACGTCGAGGTCGGCAAGACGATCACGCACGAAGACCTGCTGGCGCACCATCACGCCGTGATCTACGCGGTGGGGGCACCGAAGGGCCGCGACCTCGGTATCCCGGGGGAGAAGCTGCCCGGAAGTTATGCCGCCGCGGACTTCGTCGGCTGGTACAACGGGCACCCCGACCACGCTGACTCCACGTTCGACCTGTCTGCAGAGCGGGCGGTGATCATCGGCAACGGCAATGTCGCACTGGACGTGGCCCGGATCTTGCTGATGGCGCCGGAGGATCTCGCGAAGACCGACATCGCGCAGCATGCGTTGGATAAGTTGTCGGACAGCGCAATTGACGAAGTGGTCATCTTGGCGCGCCGAGGGCTAAGGGAGGCCGCCTTCTCGGTCGGCGAGTTCCTGGCGCTGGGCCACCTGCCGGGGGTCGATGTCATCGTTGACAGCGACGAACTGGATGCGCACGACGACGACGACGTCGAGACACGCATGAAGTTGGAGATCGCGCGCGAGTTCACTCAACGGCCGAGGCAGCCGCAGAACAAGCGGATCGTGTTCCGTTTCATGGTCTCACCCGTGGAAGTGGGTGGTGAAGAGCATGCCGAGAGTCTTCGCGTGGTGCATGCAGGCGGGGAAAGCGAAGTGATCGAGAGCCGGCTGATCCTGCGTTCGATCGGACAGCGGGGTGTGCCGATCGACGGTGTGCCCTTCGACGACGCGAACGGCGTGGTATCCAACGAACACGGCAGAGCACTTCGCGAGGACGGCCAGCACGTCCCCGGCGTATATGTCACAGGATGGATCAAGCGTGGTCCGCGCGGCGTGATCGGAACCAATCGGAGCTGTGCCGAGCAGACGGTCCAAAAGCTCTGGGAGGACTACGATTCGGGCTTGCTGGGTCGTGAGGTCGCAGACCGGGACGCCATGGCCGATCTGCTCGCGGAGCGAGGGGCCGAGCCCGTCGACTGGCAGGGTTGGCGTGCCATCGACGCCGCCGAACGCGAACGGGGTCGCGAAACTTCACGGCCACGCGTGAAATTCGTTGACATTGCCGAACTGCTCAGCGCCGCCAACTCGAGCGACGCGGCCTGCTAA
- a CDS encoding FAS1-like dehydratase domain-containing protein, translating into MIDSRWEPHTVREDVVVDAGRVAALSALFDDSNPAPLPGDELPPLWHWVALPQWCSSSALSSDGHPRRGSFLPPIDLPRRMFAGGEIELHAALTVGRVIRRESWVDSVEEKTGRSGSLVIVRVTTHLYNDHSDLAVVERQNLIFREAASQTSGGSDPADAAIMPPTPSPLRRTGEWEWEFETDPSLLMRFSAVTANAHRIHYDWPYATRVEGYPGLVVHGPLVTLALAEIVRLETPDAGVHRVRHRNVAPLFCGQSAQLKRLASDSPSVALSATGDDGRDRATVDIELR; encoded by the coding sequence GTGATTGACTCGCGATGGGAGCCGCACACCGTCCGCGAGGACGTGGTCGTGGACGCTGGTCGTGTGGCGGCCCTGTCGGCCCTCTTCGACGACAGCAACCCGGCCCCGTTACCGGGTGACGAGTTGCCGCCGCTCTGGCACTGGGTCGCGCTACCGCAGTGGTGTTCATCCTCTGCGCTGTCGTCCGACGGCCATCCGCGACGCGGTAGTTTCCTACCGCCGATCGACTTGCCACGGCGGATGTTCGCCGGTGGTGAGATCGAATTGCACGCTGCGCTCACCGTCGGTCGCGTCATACGACGCGAGTCGTGGGTGGATAGCGTTGAGGAGAAGACCGGCCGGTCCGGCTCTCTGGTCATCGTGCGGGTGACGACGCACTTGTACAACGACCATTCCGATCTGGCCGTCGTTGAGCGTCAGAACCTGATCTTCCGGGAGGCGGCGTCGCAGACCTCCGGCGGTTCCGATCCCGCTGACGCCGCGATCATGCCTCCGACACCGTCGCCGCTGCGGCGCACCGGCGAGTGGGAGTGGGAGTTCGAAACGGATCCGTCGTTGCTGATGCGATTCAGTGCCGTAACCGCCAATGCCCATCGCATTCACTACGACTGGCCGTACGCGACCCGTGTCGAGGGATATCCGGGGCTGGTGGTGCACGGGCCGCTCGTGACGTTAGCGCTTGCCGAGATCGTGCGGTTGGAAACGCCGGACGCCGGTGTGCACCGCGTGCGCCACCGGAATGTCGCGCCGCTGTTCTGCGGGCAATCCGCGCAGCTGAAGCGGTTGGCGTCGGACAGCCCGTCTGTCGCCCTGTCGGCGACTGGCGACGACGGCCGCGACCGCGCCACCGTTGACATTGAATTGCGCTGA
- a CDS encoding aldehyde dehydrogenase family protein, with protein sequence MTATAREVGDPDTAAARIVVRCPADGRIVGSVPEMSAAEVHEVAARLRAAQPAWEELGPHGRKKHLLRFLDWILDNEDRLVGTMQEETGKSWGDAAMEIAVAVDTINYFTKHAADFLADRAVKRDGPVSLTKNLRVFIRPHPLVGIITPWNGPLATPIVDGIPALMAGAAVLFKPSEVTPLTWSEVTRGWIEELGAPPVIACVTGGGAAGTAVLDEVDMIQFTGSIATGRKIAARAGERLIPHSVELGGKDAMIVLDDADIDRATSGAVWGGLWNSGQICVSVERIYVQERVYDEFVDKLVAKVRALRQGMDPDGSYTTEIGAMANERQVQIVERHVGEAVERGAVAVTGGRRKDEGLFFEPTVLTGVDHSMLCMREETFGPTLPVMKVKDDEEAIRLANDSSYGLAASVWTADEQRADRVARRLETGAVNINSALTATMLIPLPMVGWKSSGVGGRNGGAAGMLKFCRQQAIVSERFRLKSEPHWYPYVPRMSRLQKRLIRLTGAHDWRRRLGLRGPK encoded by the coding sequence ATGACGGCAACCGCACGAGAGGTCGGGGATCCGGACACGGCAGCGGCCCGGATCGTGGTGCGCTGTCCGGCGGATGGACGAATTGTCGGCAGTGTCCCCGAGATGTCGGCAGCCGAGGTGCACGAGGTGGCCGCCCGGCTGCGCGCCGCCCAGCCGGCGTGGGAGGAGCTCGGGCCGCACGGCCGCAAGAAGCATCTGCTCCGATTCCTCGACTGGATATTGGACAACGAAGACCGGCTGGTCGGCACCATGCAGGAGGAAACCGGCAAGTCGTGGGGCGATGCGGCGATGGAGATCGCGGTGGCCGTCGACACCATCAACTACTTCACCAAGCACGCGGCCGACTTCCTTGCGGATCGGGCGGTGAAGCGTGACGGCCCGGTGTCGTTGACGAAGAACCTGCGGGTGTTCATCCGGCCGCACCCACTCGTTGGCATCATCACACCGTGGAATGGTCCGCTGGCGACTCCGATCGTCGACGGCATCCCGGCACTGATGGCCGGGGCCGCGGTGCTCTTCAAGCCGTCCGAGGTGACACCGTTGACGTGGTCAGAGGTCACTCGCGGCTGGATCGAGGAACTCGGCGCTCCCCCTGTGATCGCGTGTGTCACCGGTGGTGGAGCCGCCGGAACCGCGGTGCTCGACGAAGTCGACATGATCCAGTTCACCGGATCGATCGCGACCGGGCGAAAGATCGCCGCTCGTGCCGGCGAACGCCTCATCCCGCACAGCGTGGAGTTGGGCGGCAAAGACGCGATGATCGTCTTGGACGACGCTGACATCGATCGCGCGACCAGCGGCGCAGTCTGGGGCGGCCTGTGGAATTCGGGCCAGATCTGCGTGTCCGTCGAGCGAATCTACGTCCAGGAGCGGGTTTACGACGAGTTCGTCGACAAGCTGGTGGCCAAGGTCCGAGCCCTGCGGCAAGGCATGGATCCCGACGGCAGCTACACCACCGAGATCGGTGCGATGGCCAACGAACGCCAAGTGCAGATCGTCGAGCGCCACGTCGGCGAAGCCGTCGAACGCGGGGCGGTCGCGGTTACCGGCGGCCGGCGTAAAGACGAGGGTCTGTTCTTCGAACCGACCGTGCTGACCGGGGTCGATCATTCGATGCTGTGCATGCGCGAGGAGACGTTCGGTCCGACGCTGCCGGTGATGAAGGTCAAGGACGATGAGGAGGCGATCCGCCTCGCCAATGACTCGTCGTACGGGCTGGCGGCCAGTGTCTGGACTGCCGACGAGCAACGCGCTGACCGGGTGGCGCGCCGACTCGAGACCGGCGCGGTCAACATCAACAGCGCGCTGACGGCCACCATGCTCATCCCGTTGCCGATGGTCGGCTGGAAGTCCTCTGGCGTCGGGGGTCGCAACGGGGGAGCCGCGGGAATGTTGAAATTCTGCCGGCAACAGGCGATTGTCTCCGAGCGGTTCCGGCTCAAGTCCGAGCCGCACTGGTATCCCTACGTGCCTCGGATGAGTCGCCTGCAGAAGCGGCTGATCCGGCTCACCGGGGCGCATGACTGGCGTCGCCGGCTTGGGCTGCGCGGACCGAAATGA
- a CDS encoding ferredoxin, with product MGVSRITIDSGKCQGHGRCVLIAPTHFDMDDDGFGKVLDDEAGSSPDVDEAVFSCPENAIRLSD from the coding sequence ATGGGTGTGTCACGAATAACGATCGATAGCGGCAAATGCCAGGGTCATGGTCGCTGCGTGCTGATCGCCCCGACCCATTTCGACATGGACGACGACGGCTTCGGCAAGGTATTGGACGACGAGGCCGGGTCATCGCCCGACGTCGACGAAGCGGTCTTCAGCTGCCCTGAGAATGCGATCCGGCTGTCCGACTGA
- a CDS encoding CaiB/BaiF CoA transferase family protein has translation MRVLDLSALGPGPFCSMLLADFGADVVAVERPGVPLPFDPAANLSRGKRSAAIDLRAPRGAEVIARLADHADVLLESNRPGTMERRGLGPDVLCARNPRLIYARLTGWGQDGPYSDRAGHDINYTAVAGTLGTIGSEKPVTPLAYVGDLAGGSLVTALGIMMALFERTRTGKGQVIDGAIVDGAALLAAIHLAELNSGLWSGRGKHLLSGGAPFYGVYECEDGRFFAVGAIEPKFYAQFLSALDIEDIALAAQLDPTGWAQLRERIAEAFRSKARSHWSAVFADIDGCGAPVLELDELADDPHLRARNTILASDDGTVTVAPAPRLSRTPARLRPAPASRGADTSAVLGEAGFTADEIRELQADGTITTTA, from the coding sequence GTGCGGGTCCTCGACCTCAGCGCACTCGGGCCGGGCCCGTTCTGTTCCATGCTGCTCGCGGACTTCGGCGCTGATGTCGTCGCCGTCGAACGACCGGGCGTCCCGCTCCCCTTCGATCCGGCCGCGAATCTGTCCCGGGGCAAGCGCTCAGCGGCCATCGACCTGCGCGCGCCCCGCGGTGCCGAGGTGATCGCCCGACTTGCCGACCACGCCGACGTGCTGCTGGAGAGCAACCGTCCCGGCACCATGGAGCGGCGCGGGCTGGGCCCGGACGTACTGTGCGCCCGAAACCCCCGGCTGATCTATGCGAGGTTGACCGGATGGGGCCAGGATGGGCCGTACAGCGACCGGGCCGGGCACGACATCAACTACACGGCGGTAGCGGGCACCCTCGGCACCATCGGCTCCGAAAAGCCTGTCACCCCCCTGGCCTACGTGGGTGACCTGGCAGGCGGGTCGCTGGTCACCGCCCTCGGAATCATGATGGCGCTCTTCGAACGGACCCGCACCGGCAAAGGGCAGGTGATCGACGGCGCTATCGTCGACGGCGCAGCCCTGCTTGCCGCGATCCACCTCGCGGAACTGAATAGCGGGCTGTGGTCCGGTCGCGGCAAGCACCTGTTGTCCGGCGGGGCGCCGTTCTACGGCGTTTACGAATGCGAAGACGGCCGATTTTTTGCCGTTGGCGCGATCGAACCCAAGTTCTACGCGCAATTCTTATCCGCGCTGGACATCGAGGACATCGCCTTAGCCGCTCAACTGGATCCGACCGGCTGGGCGCAGCTACGGGAGCGGATCGCCGAGGCGTTCCGGTCCAAAGCCCGCTCGCACTGGTCGGCGGTGTTCGCTGACATCGATGGCTGCGGCGCGCCAGTGCTGGAACTGGACGAATTGGCCGACGACCCGCACTTGCGGGCCCGCAACACGATCCTGGCAAGCGACGACGGGACAGTCACAGTGGCACCGGCGCCGCGGCTATCCCGCACCCCGGCACGCCTGCGACCGGCACCGGCCAGCCGGGGCGCCGACACGTCAGCGGTGCTCGGCGAGGCCGGCTTCACCGCAGACGAGATCCGTGAGCTGCAGGCGGACGGCACCATCACCACGACGGCTTGA
- a CDS encoding MarR family winged helix-turn-helix transcriptional regulator has protein sequence MKPGPKSDDPRGSRAQSHASNPTSVEAYRALLTQRLRAEGAVGADASEHAELVFNLSRLHARISQDFEVLHRRRGWTWAGFRIMNVLWVFGTVEQRDVARLSGGSRAAISSALNTLERDGLVDRARDSHDRRLVRLELTERGRTELRDAIREQADRQRQWLSVLDASEQRLLSRLLATVADRRTP, from the coding sequence ATGAAGCCTGGGCCGAAGTCGGACGATCCCCGGGGCAGCCGAGCGCAGTCCCACGCGAGCAACCCGACGAGCGTCGAGGCGTATCGGGCGCTGCTCACGCAGCGGTTGCGTGCGGAAGGCGCGGTCGGTGCCGACGCTTCCGAGCACGCGGAGTTGGTCTTCAACCTCTCTCGGCTGCACGCCCGAATCTCGCAGGACTTCGAGGTCTTGCACCGCCGGCGTGGGTGGACATGGGCGGGCTTTCGGATCATGAACGTGCTGTGGGTGTTCGGCACTGTTGAGCAACGCGACGTGGCCCGGCTGTCCGGCGGATCGCGCGCAGCGATCTCGAGTGCGCTGAACACTTTGGAGCGCGACGGCCTGGTGGACCGCGCCAGAGACAGCCACGATCGGCGGCTGGTCCGGCTGGAGTTGACCGAGCGAGGACGGACGGAACTACGCGATGCGATCCGCGAACAGGCCGACCGCCAGCGGCAGTGGCTCTCGGTCCTGGACGCGTCCGAACAGCGCTTGCTCAGCCGCCTTTTGGCCACCGTCGCGGATCGGCGGACCCCATAA
- a CDS encoding homogentisate 1,2-dioxygenase yields MNMRTLIQHSKGKTSRQAHRDLPDSSSNGTLVKDDELTRHGFDGREAVLYRSNDPTVFRTEGRFKSTSAVLTDIKTDDLTDARGAAQRLYYNADATIWLSRRSEAMPFYRRNVDGDECWFVHRGSGTVETEFGPISYEQGDYVVLPKAVTHRWVVDPGETMLFGIETVGELRAPTYVGLGRHAPFDPDVVRVPEPVPVTSDQHEYEIRVKYDGEYSSIYAASHPCDVEGWKGDYFPFAFNIRDWNVIMSDSLHLPPSMHCFLVAEGINIINLLPRPFESVQGVERIPWFHRNADYDEIALIHGGKSLGRPLKAGLVSHDPQGIHHGFPDRARIKSRREWEQHPRIEWEIIMVEASRPLKLDPVLQG; encoded by the coding sequence ATGAACATGCGAACCCTGATCCAGCACAGCAAGGGCAAGACAAGCCGGCAGGCCCATCGCGACCTGCCGGACTCGAGTTCAAACGGGACGTTGGTCAAAGACGACGAACTGACCCGGCACGGCTTCGACGGACGTGAAGCGGTTCTGTATCGCTCCAACGACCCGACGGTCTTTCGCACCGAAGGCCGCTTCAAGTCCACCTCCGCGGTATTGACCGATATCAAGACCGACGACCTCACCGACGCCCGGGGCGCAGCGCAGCGGCTGTACTACAACGCCGACGCGACGATCTGGCTGTCCCGGCGTTCCGAAGCGATGCCCTTCTACCGGCGCAACGTCGACGGCGACGAATGCTGGTTCGTGCACCGCGGCTCGGGGACAGTCGAGACTGAATTCGGGCCGATCAGCTACGAGCAGGGCGACTATGTCGTGCTCCCGAAGGCCGTCACCCATCGTTGGGTGGTCGATCCCGGTGAGACCATGCTGTTCGGCATCGAAACAGTCGGCGAGTTGCGGGCGCCGACGTACGTCGGCCTGGGCCGGCACGCTCCGTTCGACCCTGATGTCGTGCGCGTACCCGAACCGGTGCCGGTGACATCCGACCAGCACGAGTACGAGATCAGGGTCAAATACGACGGCGAATATTCATCGATCTACGCCGCCTCGCACCCGTGCGATGTAGAGGGGTGGAAGGGCGACTACTTCCCATTCGCATTCAACATTCGCGACTGGAACGTGATCATGTCTGACAGCCTGCACCTCCCGCCGTCGATGCATTGCTTCCTGGTGGCGGAGGGCATCAACATCATCAATCTGCTGCCGCGACCGTTCGAGTCGGTGCAGGGTGTCGAACGCATCCCGTGGTTCCACCGCAACGCCGATTATGACGAGATCGCGCTTATTCACGGCGGCAAGTCTCTCGGTCGACCGTTGAAGGCCGGCCTGGTCAGTCACGATCCGCAGGGCATCCACCACGGCTTCCCTGATCGGGCCCGGATCAAGTCCCGGCGGGAGTGGGAGCAGCACCCGCGCATCGAGTGGGAAATCATCATGGTCGAGGCCTCGCGCCCACTCAAGCTCGACCCGGTGCTGCAGGGCTGA
- a CDS encoding cytochrome P450, protein MTSARTDRDLAALLESYDPFDRDHVEWKYDAFAYARQHCPVVRTETELTGPMWMITRYEDVRRVLEDPETFSSVGGSPAPAPVRLGPLDSDPPEHTGFRALLSPYLTRKFALTYADEMRKTANELIDGFIENGKVELLSEFASPFVSRILARMVFNENDMSKMERAKEIVYRVTEDGTEESFMNLGMLSAEYLFAAIENPPEEDGILRALATGTINGERLTNEQALGAISVLFLGGLDTTRSAIGAIAMYMALNPELEQRVRDPRWVRNDMDEFIRLTSPVGTFGRTVMKDTEIAGCPVKKGERLLIRFDSANRDDAKFPNADQLQFDPPRGGNAGFGLGIHRCIGMHLARVEIAIAFEELLARVTNFRLDADPADLKWVPGIANYPDRVPLIFDKV, encoded by the coding sequence ATGACCTCTGCACGTACTGACCGCGACCTCGCCGCGCTGCTGGAGTCTTACGATCCGTTCGATCGCGACCACGTCGAGTGGAAGTACGACGCGTTCGCCTACGCGCGGCAGCACTGTCCGGTGGTGCGGACCGAGACCGAGCTCACCGGGCCGATGTGGATGATCACGCGCTACGAAGATGTCCGGCGAGTGCTCGAGGATCCAGAAACGTTCTCCTCGGTGGGCGGATCGCCGGCTCCCGCGCCGGTGCGGTTGGGTCCGCTGGATTCCGACCCGCCCGAGCACACCGGCTTCCGCGCGCTGCTCAGCCCATACCTCACCCGCAAGTTCGCGCTGACATACGCCGACGAGATGCGCAAAACCGCCAATGAGCTGATTGACGGATTCATCGAAAACGGCAAGGTCGAGTTGCTCAGCGAGTTTGCGAGCCCGTTCGTCTCCCGCATCTTGGCGCGGATGGTGTTCAACGAGAACGACATGTCCAAGATGGAACGCGCAAAAGAGATCGTGTACCGGGTTACCGAGGACGGCACCGAGGAGTCGTTCATGAACCTCGGGATGCTTTCGGCGGAGTACTTGTTTGCGGCGATCGAGAATCCGCCGGAAGAGGACGGCATCCTACGGGCGCTGGCGACCGGGACTATCAATGGCGAGCGGTTGACCAACGAGCAGGCACTCGGTGCGATCTCGGTGTTGTTCCTCGGCGGGCTGGACACCACCCGGTCTGCGATCGGCGCCATCGCGATGTACATGGCGCTCAATCCCGAACTCGAGCAACGGGTCCGAGACCCCCGTTGGGTGCGCAACGACATGGACGAGTTCATCCGCCTGACGTCGCCGGTGGGGACGTTCGGGCGCACCGTCATGAAGGACACCGAGATCGCCGGGTGCCCGGTCAAAAAGGGCGAGCGTCTGCTCATCCGGTTCGATTCGGCCAACCGCGACGACGCCAAGTTCCCCAATGCCGACCAGTTGCAGTTCGATCCGCCCCGCGGTGGCAACGCCGGTTTCGGCCTGGGAATCCACCGTTGCATCGGCATGCACCTGGCCCGGGTAGAGATCGCCATCGCGTTCGAGGAATTGCTCGCTCGCGTCACCAACTTCCGGCTGGACGCAGACCCGGCCGACCTGAAGTGGGTGCCCGGAATCGCCAACTACCCGGACCGTGTTCCGCTGATTTTCGACAAGGTCTAG